Below is a genomic region from Syngnathoides biaculeatus isolate LvHL_M chromosome 5, ASM1980259v1, whole genome shotgun sequence.
TCGTAAATGGTTAGTTCAGTCTTACTTTTTACAGTTAGTTTGTTGTAGCTAACGAAAATCGCTACAGTGTGAGCTGAGCTCTGTAACATCTGCACCATCCCTCGTTggtataaaagcatattccaccacctttcattttccatgttAGCGTATAGGTAAGTGcctatataaaaaataataatatatatatacatatatatatatgggtacTTACCTGCATGccaacacggaaaacgaaaggctttggaatgttattttttttaatatcaagacCAACTccatttattaaattttttttcaaaaaataaaacctgtatattagttcaccacaagcaaagtgaaatgtttaaaattttatgacaatggcagaaagacaaaagaataaacaaatccagtatttcacaaaattctcaaatctttcaagtggctaacaaaaaaggatcttaaatgtaatgttggccttcttaAAAGATTATCAATTAAGCTTCTTAGCTCGGCAACACAATCAGCACGATCGAGGTTGAAGCCTGGCAGCTTGATAGCAGCGTCGGCCActtgtccacaaagccaagtctccgtgaaacACAGAGCCacagaatgtccaaagtctttcgtagGAAGCattagaccaggggtcaccaacgtggtgcccaTGGACAAATGGTAGACCgcaaggaccatataaggcgcccacgaggtatgttctaaaaataccataggccacaaattgttactattattttggctttaaattctgaatctgattatcttacgtgaattaaaattttaaaatacttctgtcatttactacaatacattaaaacaaaaatattttatgtacatgtaatgaactgagtctgaaatttggcgcaaacaggtcacgtagcccttcatacaatcggtgctcacgaagtagccctcagcctcaaaaaggttgctgagccgtGTTAGACATTCCCGCTTTTGAAGGCGGACTTGCATCCCGGATTGCAAGCTTCTTTGTCAGGAGGCTTCTAAGAGCCCGctgactagcaactctggaattgaaagttgtcgaaaaaaaaagtcagaagaaggctctctgatggttagcaagtcttctcttgtgtacttgagtccagaGATGCCCGTGAAACACATAAACAGTAACAGAGAGCATTCCGGAGGCTACAACACTGGTAGGTGTTGGGTATGGAGATTAAATGGTGGCGTGCAATGTATGGATAATTcggcaaaaaaatatgacatcagTGAAAATAACCCATTATTTATTTGGGGAGTAGGAATCCTAGATGAATGTGTTGGAAATCCCAAAATTATGGTTGTGAAAAAAGATGGTGATTCTGACCTTATCTTATTGGACAACTTTGAGGGAACATTTCTTTATTATTCTGAGGGTTCGTATCGAGAAGAGGACTAATTTTAGACATTAAATACCACCCcgaaaaaaatcccccccaccaacagtcaccttttcATTACCATAATACATGTAGATAAAACAACATTTATGCCTTGTGCAAATTGTCATTTGCTACTAAACAAATTATCTATCCTTAACTGGAAATTGTTCCCACAATCTCAATACTTATATGTGTACTTTCAGTAGCCACATAATAGGTTCACGTGCAGTCTGGGAGTCAGTGTACCATTCAAAAAAACCATCTGAAAAATTCGACAATGTATTCCTCTCATGAGTTTGTGAAAGTGTACCTAGAATTAAGCAAAgtaactgaagaaaaaaacgaGCCctaagaatattttttaatctattgTTTATTGGTGACCCGCATTTTACTCAATGACGTGCATGAAAATCACTGATGACAGTATTTCTTCTTTAGCAATGATACagatttatgaaaataaatgaaatgtatcTTTGTAAAATGTAAGATGCAAGAAAGCAGTGCAAATTTTGTACCTTTAGGGGACAAaaccacattttcaaaagataaGTGAAATTCTTTGGGCAGCACAAAGGACAAAATCTGCTTCCAAAGTTAGACTATCACTCAGCTAgaagaaagacagacagaagtCGAGTTTTGACAGAACGCCTTTTAATTTAAGACTGGAGATATCAATGACAGTGGCAAGTTGCAGCTACTTTCATGTCTCTGTTCACTTCATCTTGGCCACAAAATCCTCGCCCTTCTTGATGGAACCCTTCAGCTCATCAATGGCGTCGGCCACCAGCTTCTCCTCGAAGGCGGACAGCTTGCCGAGCCCAAGGTTCTTCTCAATGCCGTTCTTCCCCAGGAGGAGAGGCGTGGAGAAGTACTTGCACTCGGTCTCCTCTGACCTCACAAAGGCACATTCTACCACACCCTCCTTTCCATTCATGGCATCCAAGATGGAGAAGGTGAAGCGGGCACCGGCGTACGCCATGGAGAGGGTTGCAGATCCAGCTCCAGCCTTGGCCTTCACCACCTCTGTGCCGGCTTCCTGGATCCTGCCAGTCAGGGCGGACAACTGGTCAGCCGGGAACTCCACTTTCGGGGTGCACTGGGAAATGAGGGGAATGATGGTCTTCCCCGCGTGACCCCCGACGACAGGTACGCTGACGCGTGCCGGGTCAAGGCCTTTGAGCTCCGCCACAAACGCGTTGGCTCTGACAATGTCCAAGGTGGTGACACCAAACACCTTGTTAGGGTTGTATACTCCATGCTTCTTCATGACTTCTGACGTAATCGGGATGGTGGAGTTAACTGGGTTAGCAATAATGCAGATCATTGCCTCAGGGCAGTTGCGAGCGCAGGCATCGGCCAAGGTGGCCACGATGGTCGCGTTAGTGTTGAAGAGGTCGTCACGAGTCATGCCGGGCTTCCTGGGCACCCCGGCGGGAATGACGACAACTTCGCAGCCCCGGAGCGCGGCGTCGACCTGGTCGGGACCCATGTAACCGCGGACCTGGGctcttgtctcaatgtggctcAGGTCTGCAGCCACGCCGGGGGTATGCGCAATATCGTAGAGGGAGAGTTGACTCACCAGGGGGCTGTTCTTGAGCAGCAAAGACAACGGTTGGCCTATGCCGCCAGAGGCTCCCAGCACCGCCACCTTAGCGTGCTGCTGCGACGAGGTGGACAAGCTCCTGGCGAGGCTGATCGTCGGTCTCACGGCGCGTGAAAacatgttgctgttgtttggtGATCAAAATAAATACCAAAGGAACCCCTCTCCGCGGTGACACCAACGTCCTCTAGCTGCTAGCGAACAGGAAGAGAAGAGACCGTCCCCGCTAGCAGTTCACGCGCACATGATCTCGCGTTATTTCACGTCCGCTGTGGGAGGCGCGCAAAATTGtcgtctttttctttatttactcGCGTTCTGCGGCCGAGTGTCGGAACTTACAAAATAAAGGTAACCAAGTAGACGCAACACATTTAAGGATTTTGATCATAATTGGTAAGTACAAGTACCACTTGTGACATTAGTACGGCCACGTAAAGCTAGAACACATTTAGTACAAGTATAAACACCtagttttgcatttatttcactGAAGTGAGCAGTCCCACAACTTACTTCGTCggagttgacatttttgtttcgaCACACTATTCGATGTACGTAAGTACTAAAAGGGGCACGACACTTTGAACGTTTATTCAAGGAATATTTGACCCTTGcctacaattttaaaaacagaatcATCGTGTTGTGTGTTATTaatgttgttattatttgttCCCCTATTTTGTTTGGTGTCTGTTTTCTTTTCGCTAACGGGAACGTCAACGACTCGGATGTGACGTAATGTGAACATCAAAATTCCGAGTTAAATTGAATGCGTCACCCCAAGCTTCTTTTTATACGGTGAAAAACAAAGCCAGAAAACATTGGGATTTTGTTTCATTGACGTTTGCCTGtggtgcccttttttttttcaatgtagcTGTGTCAGAAGAAGTGGACAACGACAACTGTCAGTGCGGTATATAACCTCGAAGCTGCTTGGACTGTGACGCGATCGGAAAGGTGCTCCTTGTTGTTAATGTCGACCTGCTAAAATAAGCTAGCGCCATCACATGAACCCCGTCTATTTGCTGGAATCAAATTACTGCCACCAGCCAAACTAGCCGTAGCAACTCGGAAGAACGTTACAGATTCCACTGTTCATCACCACGTTTATAGTATTTTGCCATTTGTACTCATTCTTGAAACACATTTAGTTTGTTCGTTTCTCAAACGCCATTTCAGCTCGTATGCATTCCTAGCTCATCACCACAGTGAGGTTCATTGAAATGTTACATTGCTATCTCTCTGGTACTGTAATTAGAAATTTaaactgcttttttggggggttgggttggggctggggggggggtgctctaAGAGGCCACCAGCACAAATGTGGAGCGTTAAACCCACTCAATCGGGTTCATGCAATTCAAACAATTAACAGAGTAGCCCTTTGTTCAACAAACAGTCGGTCATGTCAGTAACAGCTGTGTCGAAATTTTATGTAATGGCTCGCTTAAAATGCAACTTGTTTATCAAATGTCTTGAAAAATGTTACAGCAGGAATTTCTAAATTTGTGGATTGTCTGAGCAGGATTATTTACTGTAATAATGTATTCCCttctttacttttactttagGTGTAAATTCGAAGGTTCGCCAGCACGCCTCATGATACCTGAACATTAAGGATAACTAATGTGAGTATGCATgtaagaatacatttttgtgtgtttgtatatttgtttaaaaagaaaaaaaaaacgtggttaCTGGTATATTAACTAGATAGACATTATGGTTGTCAGGTTACTAGTTTTTACATTTAGTGTGGATGGCTGGCTGTATAACTTCTTCAgaaaatatgtaacatttttaCTTAACTGCTTTAGATCAGCCACAAAATTTGTTGCCCTTAAAcgttctcttttgtttttttaatatatatatatccagccatccattttctttaccgcttatcctcacgggggtcacggggagtgctggagcctatcccagatgtcaacaggcaggaggcggggtagaccctgaactggttgccagccaattgcagggcacattgagacaaagagccgcattcacaatcacaccttggggcaatttagagtgtccaattgtgcgcatgtttttggaatatatatatatatccatacacatatatataaatatccgggttcgatcccgaacgcgcctgtgtggagtttgtatgttctacccgtgtctgcgtgggttttctccgggcactccggtttcctcccacagcccaaaagcttgcaacattaattggacacactaaattaccccaaggtctgattgtgagtacggctgctgcctgtctccatgtgccctgcgattggctggcaaccagttcagggtgtatgaaCACTATGTGGTTTATAAATTGTCTATATATGctttatttacatacatttctaCTTTAACCAAGGTTTTTAACTTTTCTCAATCCACAGTACATGTTTAGGATGGCTAGTTGTGGGGAGGTAGACCACTCTGTTAGCTCACTTCCCCCAAGTAAGAAAGGCAGCAGCAGCTCCGGCAGCAACGGTGCAGCTGGCAGTGGGAACAGTGCCGAATCATCATGTTCTGGCTCCAGCAACATATCGCCAGCGATATCCGTACCAGAGTGCGCCATCTGTCTGCAGAGCTGCATCCACCCAGTGCAACTGCCATGCCACCACATCTTCTGTTTCCTCTGTGTGAAAGGGGCATCCTGGCAGAGCAAACGCTGTGCCCTCTGCAGACAGGAAGTGCCAGATGACTTCATGGAAAGGCCTACTCTTCTCTCTCCAGAGGAGCTGAAGGCGTCAGCGGGGGGTCGTGCTGGGGAAGTGAGTGATCACGCCTGGTATTACGAGGGCCGCAACGGTTGGTGGCAGTATGATGTGCGAACCAGCCGCGAGCTGGAGGACGCTTTCTCCAAGGGCAAGAAGACAGCGGAAATGCTTATTGCCGGGTTCTTGTATGTAGCAGACTTGGAGAACATGGTGCAGTACAGGCGTAATGAGCACGGACGTAGACGCAAGATGAAGCGGGATGTTTTGGACATTCCCAAGAAGGGAGTGGCTGGACTGCGTTTGGACACGGAGGGCATCACAGGTGGAATTGGGGCAGCGGGTAGAGAAAATTCTGCTGATGGAGCCGATACCACAGCAGTAGGTGTACAACAGCAGGGCGCTGGCATCTCATCTGCTCCACcagctcctccacctgcttTGAGACCTCAAACTTCCTTGGCAGGTCGACCTGGCAGCAGCAGCCCCTCTTTAGAAGAGGCGCTGTCACAACTCCAAGTCAGCCACAGGCCCACTCAATCATGTGAGCGATCTGGGGAAGGTGAAGGAGAGGACGAAGACGAGGAAGTAGCGGCTTCACCCTCCAGGTCTTCTGACCTTCAAACCTCTGTGGACGAATCCGGCTCTGGAGACTGGAGCgatgatgaggaagaagaggatcATGCTGAAGAAGCGCAGGGCGAAGGTGATGGTGAGCATGTGGAGGTGAGGGAGGGCCGTTCCCAGAGGCAAAGACTGAACCCAGAGGACCGAGCCCTCCCCGGGGCAGAGTCCACTTCACACCCTTCATCTACAAGTGAAAGGTCCCGAATGCCTGATGGTCAGTGTACAGTGACTGAAGTGTGAACTTTTTCAAATAACTGTTCAGTTTCATTAATTTATTCTCTCCTTTATGCTATCATTCATTGTCACTGCTCACAAACTGACCCGTGTTTTCCAGCGGCAAGAGTAGTAATGACGATCTGACATGTCGTTCTAGGGAGGATGAACAAGTTATTTGGAACTGCATCATCCTCAACGTGAATGGCTGCATTTTAATTATTAACTCTCTCAGCTAACATGACAGACACACATGCAATGCAGTATGTTGCTCCTCTTTCACAGCTTTCAATTTACTGGATTAGTTTGCTTAAGATTTTAgcaaattgtgaattttcagtgTATTTTTACATGTGAAATCATCTTGATGCAGGCTGTGTTTTCTCTATTGCCCTTGAGGAACGTTCACATTATCTTGCAACATTGCGAAGTCTGCAACGTACTAACTATTTTACTGCCCTTTGAGGTTTATCGGCATCAGATTGCTCAATTGCAGCAAAAtactaaattttttttaacataaaaatagGTGTAACTTTTCATTAAAATTGTTCAACTCCAAGTAATTGGAAGTATAATGTGAAGTGTCATTGTTGTATGTTAAAAGTTGGCTACAATTCGAGTGTTCTCCACTGGAGTGTTGCCGAAAGTGAAACTGGTGCATGTTTGAAGAGAGAGTTATTTTAGTGCTACACTTGGAAAAATGCTCTTGATATTTTGGGTTTGGGGTATATAAAtgtccttttattttgaatatgaTATTACTTACATGTCGGGCACTAAGACGATCATGCCATTCCAAATTAAAGTTTAAAGTTTTATTCTGTGTGCTTTGATCCTCCTTTTCtttcagaatttttgttttgtaagtttgcttgtcagtttttatttttttttacttgggttgtaaattaataaatgacCATTTCATCATTCTAATAATGGCTTCTTTTTGCTGTATTATAGTGTTTGAGGCATGACTTGTCGTTTCCTTTATGATCTCTCCCCCCCATTACACAAGGTTACGGTTTTAATCCAGACAGTAGCTGCTGATAGCCATCTGAGCGCGCACTTCCAAATGATCATCAATCATGGTGGATAGTACTTGGACTTGATGATTTTCATATGGGAAGAGGCTGACTCATAAATAGGTGGAGCCAAATAATGAAGTCAGGGATGTTGCACATTTCCTCGTGTTTGGTTACCTTTCCTCTGTGAGTGAGCTCTTCTAAATCTTTGCAGGAATTTGCCCCGACCACGGCATCTGACACCAGTGTGCAACAATAATTCAAGAGTGGTGACTCAGCATTATTCAGATGTGAGCGGAATAGGTGTCTTTGAAGAGATCTGGCACAAATACAACAAGCAATCTTCGTTGTCAGGGCATGTTCTTTCATTGGCAGAACTGTTAACAGGTCCTCTTTTGCGATCATATTAGTTACACATCCATCCCCTTTCCGAGCCACTCCTCCTCACAAGACTCagagccacagtcacaatcacacctaagggaaagttagtctccaattaatgcatgtttatgggatgtgggagaaaactggtgtgcccggaggaaacccacgcaggcacagggagaacatgcaaactccacacaggtagggccaggattgaaccctgcaGCTCGGAAGTGCGAGGCCAATTCTTTACAGCTACGCCATCATGTCAACCATAACACCACCATCCAAATACAAATGCACAACTGGGTGTGTCACGTCTGTCGACTCATCCACCTGCAGTGAGAAGCACTCACAGTTTGCGATGTCCTTCCAAAGTTGCTTGTCAAATCCTCGGCCATGACTTCACGGTGTCATATACCGATAGTTCTTGATACCCGGAGACCCGATTGAAGATCAGAGATTAGATTTAAAGTCTTGGAACAAGGAGTCATCTGCTTCAAGGAATGCCTCTTTTATCATCTTGGAAGGAGTTCTTTTTCATAATGATTAAGTGACTCACTCAGAACAAAGCTTCAGTGGCTGCCTTTGCTTTTGAAGTTAGCTTTGAGAAAAATGACTGCTGTCCGAACAACTAGGATTTTAGTTGCTTCAGACAGTGTCATAGATTTTATGAACAGTCCCAAAATGCTGCGCCACATTTCCCTTATTTGCTACAGCGACTGCAGACTATTTCCACCTG
It encodes:
- the mdh2 gene encoding malate dehydrogenase, mitochondrial, with amino-acid sequence MFSRAVRPTISLARSLSTSSQQHAKVAVLGASGGIGQPLSLLLKNSPLVSQLSLYDIAHTPGVAADLSHIETRAQVRGYMGPDQVDAALRGCEVVVIPAGVPRKPGMTRDDLFNTNATIVATLADACARNCPEAMICIIANPVNSTIPITSEVMKKHGVYNPNKVFGVTTLDIVRANAFVAELKGLDPARVSVPVVGGHAGKTIIPLISQCTPKVEFPADQLSALTGRIQEAGTEVVKAKAGAGSATLSMAYAGARFTFSILDAMNGKEGVVECAFVRSEETECKYFSTPLLLGKNGIEKNLGLGKLSAFEEKLVADAIDELKGSIKKGEDFVAKMK
- the rnf146 gene encoding E3 ubiquitin-protein ligase rnf146 — protein: MFRMASCGEVDHSVSSLPPSKKGSSSSGSNGAAGSGNSAESSCSGSSNISPAISVPECAICLQSCIHPVQLPCHHIFCFLCVKGASWQSKRCALCRQEVPDDFMERPTLLSPEELKASAGGRAGEVSDHAWYYEGRNGWWQYDVRTSRELEDAFSKGKKTAEMLIAGFLYVADLENMVQYRRNEHGRRRKMKRDVLDIPKKGVAGLRLDTEGITGGIGAAGRENSADGADTTAVGVQQQGAGISSAPPAPPPALRPQTSLAGRPGSSSPSLEEALSQLQVSHRPTQSCERSGEGEGEDEDEEVAASPSRSSDLQTSVDESGSGDWSDDEEEEDHAEEAQGEGDGEHVEVREGRSQRQRLNPEDRALPGAESTSHPSSTSERSRMPDGQCTVTEV